One window from the genome of Pseudomonas fluorescens encodes:
- a CDS encoding N-6 DNA methylase produces MEGFAEYNTKLEQVFHLWRKDSNSEYSNHSNVTAAKVRELIDIATLRESGVFFTSENLAEKAINAFNAPIDDSALVVDPTCGSGSLLVAASRKLAIMPLASDTLKKWGKQLCGIDLFPEFVYCTKLRLILETLVRGAEADKSLPELLNLLTNIHVGNCLDQLPLITKATHLALNPPYNNSKTPANYSWANGKINNAAIYYYELSLILKDGCSVSAILPDVLRSGSRFEAWRRTVEPALAMSNVVVEGRFDKQTDIDIFILNGLVDRQSYNTVEWQTVETLGTEGAPKIRDFFEVAVGAVVPYRDPHEGKLYSYIHPKTLPRWGEISKIPESRRFLGRVFQPPFVAIRRTSGPRDRHRAVPTLVLGKRLVAVENHLIVLTPRNGSLEKCRELSELLKENHINEFLNNRIRCRHLTVSAISEIPWRFE; encoded by the coding sequence ATGGAAGGCTTTGCGGAATACAATACAAAACTCGAGCAAGTCTTCCATCTATGGAGAAAAGACTCTAATTCGGAGTACTCCAATCACAGTAATGTCACTGCAGCAAAAGTAAGAGAACTGATAGACATAGCGACTCTACGCGAGTCCGGCGTATTCTTTACCAGCGAAAACTTGGCGGAGAAAGCGATTAACGCTTTCAACGCACCTATAGACGATAGCGCTTTGGTCGTAGATCCAACATGTGGATCGGGAAGTCTTCTTGTTGCCGCCTCAAGAAAGCTCGCTATAATGCCATTAGCTAGTGATACTTTAAAAAAGTGGGGAAAACAGCTCTGTGGAATTGACCTATTCCCGGAGTTTGTTTACTGCACCAAGCTAAGACTAATACTAGAAACCCTAGTGAGAGGAGCGGAGGCAGATAAGAGCCTTCCAGAACTTCTAAATCTACTAACCAACATTCATGTTGGCAACTGCCTAGATCAATTACCCTTAATAACTAAGGCCACACATCTAGCACTTAACCCGCCTTACAACAACTCAAAGACGCCAGCAAACTATAGCTGGGCCAATGGAAAAATTAATAACGCAGCGATCTATTATTATGAATTGTCACTCATCTTAAAAGACGGCTGTTCAGTTTCGGCTATTCTTCCCGATGTTCTTAGAAGCGGAAGTAGGTTCGAAGCATGGCGTAGAACCGTCGAGCCCGCACTGGCCATGTCCAACGTCGTAGTCGAAGGTAGATTCGACAAACAAACTGATATTGACATATTCATCCTCAACGGCTTAGTTGACCGACAAAGCTACAACACCGTAGAGTGGCAGACGGTGGAAACTTTAGGTACGGAGGGCGCTCCCAAAATTCGAGATTTTTTTGAAGTTGCGGTCGGAGCGGTAGTTCCCTACCGGGATCCTCATGAAGGGAAGCTGTACTCATACATTCATCCAAAAACACTTCCTCGCTGGGGAGAAATAAGCAAGATCCCGGAAAGCCGTAGGTTTTTAGGAAGGGTTTTCCAGCCGCCCTTCGTTGCTATCCGAAGGACATCGGGGCCTAGAGATAGGCATAGAGCCGTACCGACACTGGTGCTAGGAAAGAGATTAGTCGCAGTCGAGAACCACCTTATCGTACTAACTCCACGGAACGGAAGTTTAGAAAAATGCCGCGAACTTTCAGAGTTACTCAAAGAGAACCACATCAATGAGTTTCTGAACAATAGAATTCGATGCCGTCACCTCACCGTATCGGCAATATCCGAAATACCATGGAGGTTTGAATGA
- a CDS encoding sensor histidine kinase — translation MKELLDELPFEIAARLPIQLGRQSISSSMVAISELIKNSYDADSKNVQLKFTLSEEGLPTLIIEDDGEGMSHDDVKENWLIIGTSHKTHQDISEKERIYTGAKGLGRLGADRLCKTLILQTKRESEQIALELQIQWEAYENSEKPLSQIKHKLYKYSTQIQDEYGKFPTNKKNSGTRIILKGLKDDWNLSLLTDLKKELSLLISPFDEANDFSISIKSDYPEVNGNVSSSSAVEYARWVVDAELDGEIINAKFKYSDGREFTIDAEEWKNWIKDRPPLPSSGPLKLKMYFIPWDAPGLKNVDFTKRNWREFMNANQGIRIYRDRFRVRPYGEPTGKGDWLDLGIRRARSPGGVKQGGWKVGPHQVIGAVFIGRQTNPLLEDQTNREGIVESEAYYDMRAFCVKIIDRFELYAHQIAREEDDDSDTEEKKLLAKRAISDTTKVVKELKESISKNIQHHADSGEHKNISVDEPDILMNRIAEVESRLAEAAARASELETHLEKKAEELEHEKDTLANLASLGILTVCFGHEAKEFTNLSLVNAKNLRDSFESGIFMLTPPYDEEFANCLKTIISSTGFVRNFASFALGNIKPDKRRRKAVHIGDVASGVFKALSASLERQNIETSVTCETKRKIVAFEIDLESIFVNLISNSIWALKKTAIGERFISVHIHETNDYMTISFADSGFGLESGTEDQIFQPMYSTRLDRKGSVEGTGMGLSIVKSFVDNHTGGNISSIAKGRLGGAEFTINIPLNTNLKA, via the coding sequence ATGAAAGAATTGCTAGATGAGCTGCCTTTTGAGATTGCTGCTCGCTTACCCATTCAGCTCGGACGGCAAAGCATATCAAGCTCTATGGTTGCTATTTCCGAGCTTATTAAAAACTCTTACGACGCCGACTCGAAAAATGTGCAACTCAAATTCACCCTTTCAGAAGAAGGCCTTCCAACCCTCATAATTGAAGACGATGGGGAAGGCATGTCTCATGATGATGTTAAAGAAAATTGGTTAATTATAGGCACAAGCCATAAGACGCATCAGGACATCTCGGAAAAAGAAAGAATATACACTGGCGCAAAAGGTCTTGGCCGGCTTGGCGCGGATAGACTTTGCAAGACTTTAATCCTGCAGACAAAGCGCGAAAGCGAACAAATTGCACTGGAGCTTCAAATACAATGGGAGGCATACGAAAATTCAGAAAAGCCCCTATCCCAAATCAAGCACAAACTATATAAATACTCCACCCAAATTCAAGATGAATACGGAAAATTCCCGACTAACAAGAAGAACTCTGGCACAAGGATTATTCTGAAAGGATTAAAAGACGACTGGAATCTTAGTCTTTTAACCGACCTAAAAAAAGAGCTTTCACTTTTAATATCACCTTTTGATGAAGCTAATGACTTTTCAATTTCGATTAAATCGGACTACCCGGAAGTAAACGGAAACGTCTCTAGTTCATCCGCTGTTGAGTACGCACGTTGGGTTGTCGATGCGGAGCTTGATGGCGAAATCATTAATGCTAAATTTAAATACTCTGACGGTCGTGAATTTACAATCGATGCAGAAGAATGGAAAAACTGGATTAAAGATCGCCCTCCGCTGCCTAGCTCTGGTCCGTTAAAGCTCAAAATGTACTTTATTCCGTGGGATGCCCCTGGCCTAAAGAACGTAGACTTCACCAAGCGTAACTGGCGGGAGTTCATGAACGCAAACCAGGGTATACGTATTTATCGAGATCGATTCAGGGTGCGTCCTTATGGTGAACCCACAGGCAAGGGGGATTGGCTAGACCTTGGCATTCGCCGCGCACGTAGCCCTGGAGGGGTAAAACAAGGTGGCTGGAAAGTCGGGCCACACCAAGTTATTGGCGCAGTATTTATAGGTAGACAAACTAACCCCCTCTTAGAAGATCAAACAAATCGTGAGGGCATCGTTGAGTCAGAAGCATATTACGACATGCGCGCTTTCTGTGTAAAAATTATCGATCGCTTTGAACTTTACGCTCATCAAATTGCGCGAGAGGAAGATGACGACTCTGATACAGAAGAAAAGAAGCTGCTAGCCAAAAGAGCTATATCCGACACTACAAAAGTAGTCAAAGAGCTAAAAGAATCAATTTCGAAAAACATTCAACATCACGCTGACTCTGGTGAGCACAAAAACATCAGCGTTGATGAACCTGACATTTTGATGAATAGAATCGCCGAGGTTGAATCTAGGTTGGCAGAGGCGGCAGCCCGAGCAAGCGAGCTGGAAACCCATCTAGAGAAAAAGGCCGAAGAACTAGAGCATGAGAAAGACACGTTAGCTAACCTAGCATCATTAGGCATACTAACTGTCTGTTTCGGTCATGAAGCAAAAGAATTCACAAATCTATCACTAGTTAATGCAAAAAATTTAAGAGATAGTTTCGAAAGCGGTATATTTATGCTCACACCTCCTTATGACGAGGAGTTCGCAAACTGCTTAAAAACAATAATTTCAAGCACAGGCTTTGTAAGAAACTTTGCTTCATTTGCCTTGGGAAATATCAAACCAGACAAAAGAAGGCGTAAAGCAGTTCATATTGGCGACGTAGCTTCAGGCGTATTTAAAGCTTTAAGTGCATCCTTGGAAAGACAGAATATCGAAACAAGCGTCACATGCGAAACCAAAAGAAAGATCGTTGCCTTTGAAATAGATCTGGAAAGCATCTTTGTAAACCTAATATCCAACTCTATATGGGCGCTCAAAAAAACAGCAATAGGCGAACGGTTTATATCAGTTCACATTCATGAAACGAATGATTACATGACTATTAGCTTTGCTGATAGTGGATTTGGGTTAGAGTCAGGAACAGAAGATCAAATCTTCCAACCTATGTATAGTACTCGACTCGACAGGAAAGGATCGGTAGAAGGCACAGGCATGGGTCTTTCCATTGTTAAAAGCTTCGTGGATAATCATACAGGTGGAAACATTTCCTCGATAGCGAAGGGTAGACTTGGCGGAGCAGAGTTTACAATTAATATACCATTAAATACAAATCTCAAGGCGTAA
- a CDS encoding HNH endonuclease, translating to MFYPTLTRRTNYSKKPDNTYYADYHHYFTEIKEDCQERCVYCDALLSEHGDEGFHIDHFRPFVHFSSLKSDPNNLVLACSKCNIWKSKNWPTNMYFHVHASHDGTVGFIDPFLEPLSDYFEVEPSGRLLTKGTVAKYMLELLHLNRESRIQLRRKRTILYKAMQLNEIVDQKLKVIVEYMQSEDFDRNIAREMVNSLREAKNLLTDALNMLHKKIS from the coding sequence ATGTTCTATCCCACCCTCACTCGCCGCACCAACTACTCGAAAAAACCTGACAATACATATTACGCAGACTACCACCATTACTTCACAGAAATAAAAGAAGACTGCCAAGAGCGCTGCGTCTATTGTGACGCGCTTCTGTCAGAACACGGAGACGAAGGTTTTCACATCGACCACTTTAGACCGTTTGTGCATTTTTCAAGCTTGAAGAGCGATCCTAACAACTTAGTTTTAGCCTGTTCCAAATGCAACATATGGAAATCTAAAAACTGGCCCACCAACATGTACTTTCATGTACATGCGTCCCACGATGGCACCGTTGGCTTTATTGATCCTTTCTTAGAACCGTTATCAGACTATTTTGAAGTTGAACCATCAGGAAGACTCTTAACGAAAGGAACCGTAGCAAAATACATGCTTGAACTTCTTCATCTCAATAGAGAATCAAGAATACAACTGAGAAGAAAGCGAACCATTTTATACAAGGCGATGCAGCTCAACGAGATAGTGGACCAAAAACTAAAAGTAATCGTTGAATACATGCAGAGCGAGGACTTCGACAGAAACATCGCACGCGAAATGGTCAACTCGCTACGTGAGGCGAAAAATTTGTTAACTGATGCCCTAAATATGCTTCATAAAAAAATTTCGTAA
- a CDS encoding HNH endonuclease: MKSTPQKRAFRTPESIQAETSTREMLKPFLESRGFTDISDVRIGHSQLLSARSPEGRWFRARVRLCWRWEDRKEKYSAAQLRARLSHGDWDKTIVQIVDREGPRGITHALLVQRFGSDIVFAALIPVSAIAGIINEQKKISAELIAAGRLGRLKKNHAVNGGSPTMWLMDDRFEEAHKVADALWKWDGVEDLSKRPLLKNLIERVDDTVNDLPGIDLSLLGRDEASRFLATVSRVARDPNVRKAVIRRCQGRCERPGCGASRPYTGFLDVHHIFGVEVSDRVSNCVALCPNCHRDAHFSIDRETLNQSFSLIAQNHVRDI; this comes from the coding sequence ATGAAATCGACACCCCAGAAACGAGCATTTCGTACACCTGAAAGTATTCAAGCAGAGACGTCCACTCGTGAAATGCTCAAACCTTTCCTGGAAAGCAGAGGATTCACAGACATCAGCGATGTTCGTATAGGACACTCACAGCTACTTTCCGCCAGAAGCCCTGAGGGCCGATGGTTTAGGGCACGAGTGCGACTGTGCTGGCGGTGGGAGGATCGTAAAGAAAAATATTCTGCAGCGCAGCTACGTGCTCGTTTGAGCCATGGAGATTGGGATAAAACCATTGTTCAAATCGTAGATCGCGAAGGCCCGCGAGGGATTACACATGCTCTCTTGGTGCAGCGCTTTGGCAGCGATATTGTTTTTGCTGCATTGATTCCAGTTTCCGCCATTGCTGGAATTATTAATGAACAAAAAAAGATAAGCGCTGAGCTGATAGCAGCGGGCAGATTAGGACGCCTTAAGAAGAATCATGCCGTCAATGGGGGCAGCCCTACAATGTGGCTGATGGATGACAGGTTTGAGGAAGCGCACAAAGTGGCAGATGCCCTCTGGAAGTGGGATGGAGTAGAAGATCTCTCCAAGCGGCCACTTTTAAAAAATCTCATTGAACGCGTTGACGATACAGTCAACGATCTGCCGGGAATCGATTTATCGCTCCTCGGCCGCGATGAAGCGTCTCGTTTTCTAGCAACGGTGTCTAGGGTAGCTAGAGATCCGAATGTGCGGAAAGCTGTGATCAGGCGGTGCCAAGGTCGATGCGAACGTCCTGGATGCGGAGCGAGCCGTCCTTACACTGGCTTTCTTGATGTACACCATATTTTTGGAGTGGAGGTTAGTGATCGCGTTTCTAACTGCGTCGCGCTCTGTCCAAATTGTCATCGAGATGCACACTTCTCGATTGACCGGGAGACGTTGAATCAGTCTTTTTCGTTGATAGCTCAGAATCACGTTCGAGACATATGA
- a CDS encoding DUF6124 family protein: MVKVTPNPPAADEPTSRAQSARNKKIDDAATRALDYYLKPKPKSETSDKSDSIFRIDPDVDSECLLANLSENLASANAMISDLAFDLEGSRRHVALGILQVIEVSELLANRALDIVEVR, from the coding sequence ATGGTAAAAGTTACTCCGAACCCTCCTGCGGCAGACGAACCTACGTCCCGCGCCCAATCTGCCCGCAACAAGAAAATCGACGACGCTGCTACGCGAGCGTTGGATTACTACCTGAAGCCCAAGCCTAAGAGCGAAACGTCTGACAAGTCGGACTCCATTTTTCGGATTGATCCGGATGTTGATTCTGAGTGTTTGCTTGCGAATCTCAGTGAGAATCTGGCTTCGGCGAATGCCATGATCAGTGATTTGGCGTTTGATCTTGAAGGATCACGGCGGCATGTGGCGTTGGGGATTTTGCAGGTGATTGAGGTGAGTGAGCTGTTGGCTAATCGGGCGTTGGATATTGTTGAGGTGAGGTAG
- a CDS encoding helix-turn-helix domain-containing protein, with protein sequence MSIRLKLLRKKLGMTLDVLAEKTGMTKSYLSKVERGLSTPSIATALKLAKALSVKVEELFSEENVSLDSYSLVRSEDRQSLAASSGSSEYAVLAHQVSERSLLPFILYPAAEFTAHHAFKEHTGEEFLFVHEGQVEVDFMNERVLLNRGDALHFNAQKPHRLRSVGDVQAQLLVVVHSDESAEKGEGA encoded by the coding sequence ATGTCCATTCGCTTAAAATTGCTCAGGAAAAAACTCGGTATGACACTGGACGTCCTGGCCGAAAAAACCGGGATGACCAAGAGCTACCTGTCCAAGGTGGAGCGGGGCTTGAGCACGCCCTCCATCGCCACGGCACTCAAGCTCGCCAAGGCCCTGAGCGTGAAAGTCGAGGAGCTGTTCTCCGAAGAAAACGTCTCCCTCGACAGCTACAGCCTGGTGCGCAGCGAAGACCGCCAATCCCTCGCGGCGAGCAGCGGCAGCTCCGAATACGCGGTACTGGCCCATCAAGTGTCCGAGCGCAGCCTGCTGCCCTTCATCCTCTACCCGGCGGCTGAATTCACGGCCCATCACGCGTTCAAGGAACACACCGGAGAGGAGTTCCTGTTCGTGCACGAGGGCCAGGTGGAAGTGGACTTCATGAACGAGCGCGTGCTGCTGAACCGTGGCGATGCCCTGCATTTCAATGCGCAGAAACCCCATCGGCTGCGTTCGGTGGGCGACGTCCAGGCGCAGTTGCTGGTGGTGGTGCATAGCGATGAGTCGGCGGAGAAGGGCGAGGGCGCCTAA
- a CDS encoding aldolase — MSKTLATPKDQLVQHAVNQMQKTLPDNTWTVRQKLALTCRILFENGHDSGLAGQITARGPQPGTYYTQQLGLGFDEITAGNLLLVNEDLEVLEGHGMPNPANRFHTWVYRARPDVNCIIHTHPTHIAALSMLEVPLQISHMDLCPLYDDCAFLEGWPGVPVGNEEGELIAGALGDKRAILLSHHGQLSTGATVEEACNIAQLIERAAKLQLLAMAAGEVKPILPHLGREAHDWIARPKRHAAAFNYYARQNLRQHADCLN, encoded by the coding sequence ATGAGCAAGACACTGGCGACGCCCAAGGACCAACTGGTCCAGCATGCTGTTAACCAGATGCAGAAAACACTGCCGGATAATACGTGGACTGTACGACAAAAGCTGGCCCTGACCTGCCGCATCCTGTTCGAGAACGGCCACGACTCAGGGCTGGCGGGGCAGATTACCGCGCGCGGGCCGCAACCGGGCACCTATTACACCCAGCAATTGGGCCTGGGCTTCGATGAAATCACCGCCGGCAACCTGTTGCTGGTCAATGAAGACCTCGAGGTGCTGGAGGGCCATGGCATGCCCAACCCGGCCAACCGCTTTCACACTTGGGTCTACCGCGCCCGGCCGGATGTGAATTGCATCATCCACACCCACCCGACCCACATCGCCGCGTTGTCGATGCTGGAAGTGCCGCTGCAGATTTCTCACATGGACCTCTGTCCACTGTACGACGACTGCGCCTTTCTGGAGGGTTGGCCGGGGGTGCCGGTGGGCAACGAGGAAGGCGAGTTGATCGCCGGAGCCTTGGGTGACAAGCGCGCCATTCTGCTTTCCCACCACGGCCAGTTGTCCACCGGTGCCACCGTGGAAGAAGCCTGCAACATCGCCCAACTGATCGAACGCGCCGCGAAGCTGCAATTGCTGGCCATGGCCGCCGGCGAGGTGAAACCGATCCTGCCTCACCTGGGCCGCGAAGCCCACGACTGGATCGCCCGCCCCAAGCGCCATGCGGCCGCCTTCAACTACTACGCCCGGCAGAACCTGCGCCAACACGCCGATTGCTTGAACTGA
- a CDS encoding dihydrodipicolinate synthase family protein produces the protein MSTPNIHGIIGYTITPFSTDGQGLDLDALGRSIDRLIDSGVHAIAPLGSTGEGAYLSDAEWDQVSEFSIARVAGRVPTVVSVSDLTTAKAVRRARFAQAKGADVVMVLPASYWKLSEAEILAHYQAIGASIDLPIMLYNNPATSGIDMSVELILRIFNTVDNVTMVKESTGDIQRMHKLQLLGEGQVPFYNGCNPLVLEAFAAGAKGWCTAAPNLIPQLNLDLYAAVLANDLSQARALFYRQLPLLDFILKGGLPATIKAGLRTLGLEVGDPRLPVFPLDDARNEQLQAMLKQLL, from the coding sequence ATGTCTACCCCCAACATCCACGGCATCATCGGCTACACCATCACGCCCTTCTCCACCGACGGCCAGGGCTTGGACCTGGACGCACTGGGCCGGTCCATCGACCGTCTGATCGACAGCGGCGTGCATGCCATCGCGCCCCTGGGCAGCACCGGCGAAGGCGCCTACCTGAGCGACGCCGAGTGGGACCAGGTCAGCGAGTTCAGCATCGCCCGCGTCGCCGGTCGGGTGCCGACCGTGGTCAGCGTGTCTGACTTGACCACCGCCAAGGCGGTACGCCGCGCACGTTTTGCCCAGGCGAAGGGCGCCGATGTGGTGATGGTGTTGCCGGCCTCGTACTGGAAACTGAGCGAGGCGGAAATCCTCGCGCACTACCAGGCCATCGGCGCCAGCATCGACCTGCCCATCATGCTCTACAACAACCCCGCCACCAGCGGCATCGACATGTCGGTGGAGCTGATCCTGCGGATTTTCAACACGGTGGATAACGTCACCATGGTCAAGGAAAGCACTGGCGACATTCAGCGCATGCACAAGCTGCAGTTGCTGGGCGAAGGCCAGGTGCCGTTCTACAACGGTTGCAACCCGCTGGTGCTGGAAGCCTTCGCCGCCGGGGCCAAGGGCTGGTGCACTGCCGCGCCGAACCTGATCCCGCAGCTCAACCTCGACCTGTACGCCGCTGTCCTGGCCAACGACCTGAGCCAGGCCCGGGCGTTGTTCTATCGTCAATTGCCGCTGCTGGACTTCATCCTCAAGGGCGGTTTGCCCGCCACCATCAAGGCCGGTTTGCGTACTCTTGGCCTGGAAGTCGGCGACCCACGGCTGCCGGTTTTTCCACTGGATGACGCCCGTAACGAGCAACTGCAGGCGATGTTGAAACAACTGCTCTGA
- a CDS encoding Rho-binding antiterminator: protein MKTYQPLNCDLHDYLEIACLYGYTLDIELTDGQRLTARAITTRTAPTREEFLDVETAEGRREIRLDQLLAITPQDDNARFGRVVLA, encoded by the coding sequence ATGAAGACCTATCAACCGTTGAACTGCGACCTGCATGATTACCTGGAGATCGCCTGCCTGTACGGCTACACCCTGGACATCGAACTGACTGACGGCCAACGCCTGACCGCCCGTGCGATCACCACGCGCACCGCCCCCACGCGGGAGGAGTTTCTTGATGTGGAAACTGCGGAAGGTCGCCGAGAGATTCGCCTTGATCAGTTGCTGGCGATTACGCCGCAGGATGACAACGCCCGGTTTGGTCGGGTTGTGCTAGCGTAG
- a CDS encoding S-type pyocin domain-containing protein: protein MATREKDIPQVRNPPGGDGHHLTYRDMSASELAERDALQQAHEAMLARQAAYEQMRWATVDSKPLSSMTGSVFAKSCKLPNGIIDYNNPSGYVPADLVKQYGDLMWLGGRSADPSGTIPLKRIGAGTVPATLGRLALGGSATSTAAAAGGTVGAALLTGIVALLWPSNLGDSALYSEDQLRDLKQARSRMRLSIEQQADGSLKGYGFYTGQNSDWEMVDVVQFTPRADQFVADLGDGIELIWTPATAPSDTLGIPALEAAPQAPNIWIYPPTPVADSIIVDPIYPPEYRDFILVFPADSGVRPVYVVVSTAHHDYHPKPDSLPAFPSAKWTPPKTRMKGGGLRPRWKDNDKIIYEWDFQHGAVEKYNKRGKHLGEFDHITGAQTKPADPTRWIEP from the coding sequence GTGGCGACACGCGAAAAAGACATCCCCCAGGTTCGCAACCCGCCCGGCGGTGACGGGCATCACCTCACTTATCGGGACATGAGCGCCAGCGAACTGGCCGAGCGCGACGCCCTGCAGCAGGCTCATGAAGCCATGCTTGCCCGCCAGGCAGCCTACGAACAAATGCGCTGGGCCACGGTGGATAGCAAGCCGTTATCCAGCATGACCGGAAGCGTGTTTGCCAAGAGCTGCAAGCTCCCCAACGGCATCATCGACTACAACAACCCCAGCGGCTACGTCCCGGCGGATCTGGTCAAGCAGTACGGCGATCTCATGTGGCTCGGGGGCAGGAGCGCCGACCCGTCCGGCACGATCCCCCTCAAGCGGATCGGCGCTGGCACGGTACCCGCTACCTTGGGCAGGCTCGCGCTGGGCGGTTCGGCAACTTCTACGGCTGCCGCTGCCGGCGGTACCGTAGGCGCAGCTCTGCTGACAGGTATCGTCGCCCTACTCTGGCCGTCCAATCTGGGCGACAGCGCGCTTTACAGCGAAGATCAGTTACGCGACCTCAAGCAGGCCCGTAGCCGCATGCGCCTGAGCATCGAGCAGCAGGCCGACGGCAGTCTCAAGGGCTATGGCTTCTACACCGGCCAGAACTCCGACTGGGAAATGGTCGATGTTGTCCAATTCACCCCACGGGCCGATCAATTCGTCGCCGACCTGGGTGATGGCATCGAGCTGATCTGGACCCCGGCCACCGCCCCGTCCGACACCCTCGGCATTCCTGCCCTGGAAGCGGCGCCACAGGCACCTAACATCTGGATCTATCCGCCGACACCGGTGGCCGACAGCATTATTGTCGATCCGATCTATCCGCCGGAGTATAGGGATTTCATTCTGGTGTTTCCGGCGGATTCGGGGGTTCGGCCGGTTTATGTTGTGGTGAGTACGGCTCATCATGACTACCACCCGAAACCAGATTCTTTACCTGCTTTTCCAAGTGCGAAGTGGACGCCACCCAAAACCCGCATGAAAGGAGGAGGATTACGTCCTCGCTGGAAAGATAATGACAAAATAATATATGAATGGGATTTTCAGCATGGCGCAGTAGAAAAATATAACAAACGAGGGAAGCACTTGGGCGAATTCGACCATATTACGGGGGCCCAAACCAAACCAGCCGACCCAACGAGGTGGATAGAACCATGA
- a CDS encoding DUF6124 family protein, with protein sequence MVKITPNPPVTDTDEPTSRAQSARNKKLDEAATRALDYYLKPKPKGETSDKSDSILRIDPGVDSECLLANLSENLASANAMINDLAFDLDGSRRHVALGILQVIEVSELLANRALDIVEVR encoded by the coding sequence ATGGTCAAAATTACACCGAATCCTCCAGTTACAGATACAGACGAACCCACATCACGGGCCCAATCGGCTCGCAACAAAAAGCTCGACGAAGCGGCCACTCGTGCCCTGGATTACTACCTGAAGCCCAAGCCTAAGGGCGAAACGTCTGACAAGTCCGACTCCATTTTACGGATCGACCCTGGGGTTGATTCTGAGTGTTTGCTTGCGAATCTCAGTGAGAACCTCGCTTCGGCGAATGCCATGATCAACGATTTGGCGTTTGATCTGGATGGGTCCCGGCGTCATGTGGCGTTGGGGATTTTGCAGGTGATCGAGGTGAGTGAGTTGTTGGCGAATCGGGCGTTGGATATTGTTGAGGTGAGGTAG
- a CDS encoding sensor domain-containing diguanylate cyclase → MNLHTFIRSYCLNSRLATNALTRLHRALSSLAGYLAQQGFDSETWPATRDEAALDRRLNTVCPELAATVFSHAREGIILVDPFGRVIAVNEAFTRLTGYGQDEVRGRELNSHRMVRRLAAFYAPMKNALDFHGHWSGEIQSNHKDGREMTSRISISAVHDRHGNVQHYVALLSDMTQVKQRLQLLERDARYDALTQLPNRLLLAERMRQALGKARIHQHKVAIAFIDLDGFKALNDSYGHDWGDRVLQIVAARINATLREGDTLARLGGDEFVAGLVGLQAVEDSEPLLKRMLAAANAPIVIGAQTVEIAASIGVAFFPEHGQEVDGLISKADKAMYLSKKAGGNRLAFCPTRFISLNSEA, encoded by the coding sequence ATGAACCTACACACCTTCATCCGGAGCTATTGCCTCAACTCCAGGCTCGCCACGAATGCCCTGACCCGCCTGCACCGGGCGCTGTCATCCCTGGCCGGCTATCTGGCGCAGCAAGGCTTCGACTCCGAAACATGGCCAGCCACCCGTGACGAAGCCGCTCTGGACCGTCGCCTCAACACCGTGTGCCCAGAGCTGGCCGCCACCGTGTTCAGCCATGCCCGCGAAGGCATCATCCTGGTCGATCCATTCGGCCGGGTCATCGCCGTGAACGAGGCGTTCACCCGCCTGACCGGTTACGGCCAAGACGAGGTAAGGGGCCGGGAGTTGAACTCCCATCGCATGGTGCGTCGGCTCGCGGCGTTTTATGCGCCGATGAAGAACGCATTGGATTTCCACGGGCATTGGTCCGGTGAGATTCAAAGCAACCATAAGGATGGCCGGGAGATGACGTCGCGCATCAGCATCAGTGCCGTGCATGACCGTCACGGTAACGTGCAGCACTATGTGGCGCTGCTCAGCGACATGACGCAGGTGAAGCAACGCCTTCAGTTACTGGAGCGCGATGCCCGTTATGACGCCCTCACGCAACTGCCCAATCGCTTGCTGTTGGCCGAGCGGATGCGCCAGGCGCTGGGCAAGGCGCGGATTCACCAGCACAAGGTGGCCATTGCGTTCATTGATCTGGATGGGTTCAAGGCACTGAACGACAGTTATGGCCATGACTGGGGGGATCGGGTGTTGCAGATTGTCGCGGCGCGGATCAATGCGACGTTGCGTGAAGGCGATACGTTGGCGCGGCTCGGTGGCGATGAGTTCGTGGCGGGGCTGGTGGGTTTGCAGGCGGTGGAGGACAGCGAGCCGTTGCTCAAGCGGATGCTGGCGGCGGCCAATGCGCCGATCGTGATCGGTGCGCAAACGGTGGAGATTGCCGCCAGTATCGGCGTGGCGTTTTTTCCTGAGCATGGGCAGGAGGTCGATGGGCTGATCAGCAAGGCGGACAAGGCGATGTACCTGTCGAAAAAGGCCGGCGGCAATCGTCTGGCGTTTTGTCCGACGCGGTTTATTTCGCTCAATAGCGAAGCCTGA